One genomic segment of Impatiens glandulifera chromosome 6, dImpGla2.1, whole genome shotgun sequence includes these proteins:
- the LOC124943564 gene encoding keratin, type II cytoskeletal 1-like, protein MAAKWQDNSSNEGSSTDGTKLLKSMTSLLTSLQKNVITLGSNMLVEIQESMRRTDAERLEYADSIARKFQAKENAKVDAEKERTRITQGEPSRRGYDVSTGTRSKRSPTNDENPRPTKRGGGRSGGDRGGRSSSGGRGGRPGSDRGGRSGGDRGGRSDGAARGGRALPPFRNLLTG, encoded by the exons ATGGCAGCAAAATGGCAAGATAATTCATCCAATGAAGGATCTTCTACTGACGGTACCAAGCTTCTAAAGTCGATGACATCTCTGCTTACCTCTCTTCAAAAGAATGTGATAACTCTGGGATCAAATATG CTGGTTGAAATTCAAGAAAGCATGAGAAGAACAGATGCTGAAAGATTGGAGTatgctgactccattgcaaggaaatttcaagctAAAGAGAATGCGAAAGTTGATGCTGAGAAAGAACGGACTCGTATTACTCAAGGTGAACCTAGTAGAAGAGGTTACGATGTATCAACCGGCACCAGATCTAAGCGATCTCCAACCAACGATGAAAATCcaaggccaactaaaagaggcggaggtcgaagcggtggtgatcgcggAGGCCGAAGCAGTAGTGGTGGTCGTGGTGGGCGTCCTGGGAGTGATCgaggaggtcgaagcggtggtgatcgcggAGGCCGGAGTGATGGAGCCGCTCGTGGTGGTCGCGCTCTTCCTCCTTTTCGCAATCTTCTAACAGGTTAG